In Mesorhizobium sp. 113-3-3, a genomic segment contains:
- a CDS encoding L,D-transpeptidase: MTLPGRDGTGARLAGACVLGLVLTLSAQDFAQARSGLSDRPPLPAMGPSLRKAVAFATTEQPGTIVIRKSEKALYLVTRQGQALRYQISVGRDGFGWTGVVKVGAKTEWPQWRPPREMRARQPELPEQVPSGPYNPLGARALYLLRDGRDTLYRIHGTNDPSGVGFDGTSGCFRLTNTDVIDLFKRVPIGTKVVVQ; the protein is encoded by the coding sequence ATGACGCTGCCCGGTAGAGATGGCACCGGTGCGAGGCTGGCCGGCGCCTGCGTGCTCGGCCTGGTACTGACGCTGTCAGCCCAGGACTTCGCCCAGGCACGGTCGGGGCTTTCGGATCGGCCGCCACTGCCGGCAATGGGTCCCAGCCTGCGCAAGGCGGTTGCCTTCGCGACCACCGAGCAGCCGGGAACGATCGTCATCCGCAAGAGCGAGAAGGCGCTTTACCTGGTGACCCGCCAGGGCCAGGCGCTGCGCTACCAGATCAGCGTCGGGCGTGACGGATTTGGCTGGACCGGGGTGGTGAAGGTCGGCGCCAAGACGGAATGGCCGCAATGGCGCCCGCCCCGGGAAATGCGGGCCCGCCAGCCGGAACTGCCGGAACAGGTGCCGTCGGGTCCCTATAATCCGTTGGGCGCGCGGGCGCTGTATCTGCTGCGGGACGGCCGCGACACGCTCTATCGCATCCATGGCACCAACGATCCCTCCGGCGTGGGATTCGACGGCACGTCGGGCTGCTTTCGCCTTACCAACACGGATGTGATCGATCTCTTCAAGCGCGTGCCAATTGGCACCAAGGTGGTGGTTCAATGA
- a CDS encoding TolC family protein, whose product MNTTSISTMGKRLGLLMAATMLSCASASALTLKEAMAVAVESNPEIGQAIENREAIEFELRQAKGLYLPSVDLEASAGARRLDNSSRRALGIEHDALYPAETDLTVSQTLYDNGARRAELNRQASRVDGASFRVLERSEFIGLSVVQDYLEYMLQASIVVEAKKNLGFHQAILHDIQEGIAGGGLNEADRQQAEERLFAAKARMQEASEELEASRIRFFKTVGKPLTNASRPADVSGALPRSLDDAIGLARESNPRVHMANSDIAAAASLVDAARAKYGPSIVAEGVARAGYDIDGDNGDTSDLQARLVLRWNLYRGGIDKANEQEQIRRTSEQRLAQHQVLREIEEAVRTSWDRRFRQADLAKTLRLQAASNEKLVASYREQFKVGQRSLLDVLDAQNTRFNTATLADTASYASLFAQYRLLAATGQLLKTMDIRPPKQAAAYARTEFDAPETADTETYARTPSEQKNDLPFDILAPVRKK is encoded by the coding sequence ATGAATACGACAAGCATCTCGACTATGGGCAAGCGCCTTGGTCTTTTGATGGCGGCTACGATGCTGAGCTGCGCAAGTGCGAGTGCACTTACGCTCAAGGAAGCGATGGCGGTTGCCGTCGAATCCAATCCTGAAATCGGCCAGGCCATAGAAAATCGCGAAGCAATCGAGTTCGAATTGCGCCAGGCGAAAGGGCTTTATCTCCCCAGTGTCGACCTGGAGGCGTCAGCAGGGGCTCGCCGCCTCGACAACTCGTCGCGACGCGCACTCGGCATAGAGCACGACGCGCTTTATCCGGCGGAAACCGATCTGACGGTTTCGCAAACGCTCTATGACAACGGCGCAAGGCGGGCCGAATTGAACCGCCAGGCCTCGCGCGTCGACGGCGCGTCGTTTCGTGTGCTGGAGCGGTCTGAATTCATCGGGCTCTCGGTTGTCCAGGACTATCTCGAATACATGCTTCAGGCTTCGATCGTGGTTGAGGCGAAGAAAAACCTGGGCTTCCACCAGGCAATCCTGCACGACATCCAGGAAGGCATTGCCGGCGGCGGGTTGAACGAGGCCGACCGGCAACAGGCCGAAGAGCGCCTGTTCGCGGCCAAAGCCCGCATGCAGGAAGCCTCGGAGGAACTGGAGGCCTCGAGGATCCGGTTCTTCAAGACAGTCGGGAAGCCGCTGACCAATGCATCGAGGCCGGCCGATGTTTCCGGCGCGCTGCCGAGGTCGCTGGACGATGCGATCGGCCTGGCGCGGGAGAGCAATCCGCGCGTCCATATGGCCAACAGCGATATCGCCGCCGCCGCCTCGCTGGTGGACGCGGCCCGTGCGAAATACGGCCCCTCGATCGTCGCCGAAGGCGTCGCCCGGGCCGGGTATGACATCGACGGCGACAATGGCGACACATCCGACCTGCAGGCGCGCCTGGTGCTGCGGTGGAACCTGTACCGGGGCGGCATCGACAAGGCCAATGAGCAGGAACAGATCCGTCGCACCAGCGAGCAGCGGCTTGCGCAGCACCAGGTGCTGCGGGAAATCGAAGAAGCCGTTCGCACGTCGTGGGATCGCCGCTTCCGGCAAGCCGATCTGGCAAAGACGCTGAGACTGCAGGCCGCTTCCAACGAGAAGCTGGTCGCGTCCTATCGCGAGCAATTCAAGGTCGGGCAGCGCTCGCTGCTCGATGTGCTGGATGCGCAGAATACGCGGTTCAACACGGCGACACTGGCCGACACCGCATCCTACGCCTCTCTCTTTGCCCAATATCGGCTTCTCGCGGCCACCGGGCAGTTGCTGAAAACGATGGACATCCGCCCGCCAAAGCAGGCTGCGGCCTACGCTCGGACCGAGTTCGACGCACCGGAAACGGCCGACACGGAAACCTATGCGCGCACGCCGTCGGAACAGAAGAACGACCTGCCATTCGATATCCTGGCACCGGTCAGGAAAAAGTAG
- a CDS encoding type I secretion system permease/ATPase — protein MNQQPNILSPKEAFKACFSAVAGYLGRPSAQTVLFAGVPLSDTRIDIDAIRHIAERIGLEITEFSHREFLRGRIDLPAIVFRVSQLPVALLAETEDGAFTTAPQEDGRVTITKSELAASTISGGVSFSITYANAAEGMNVGSAPKIERRHWLTGTMGPFWRTYSKVILAAIFINMLAIASPIFTMNVYDRILPNKAISTLWVLSIGIGAVILFDLLLKTARASLIDYAGRKADLRISYLLFEKVLNSSLSARPGSTGEYANRVTQYEFVREFFTSNTISVFIDTAFVFVFLLVIYAIGGWLVIIPALAFVASVVVGLITQRRIGKRVAASMNEASQRQALLVESISTLETIKSLRAEAYLLRKWGEHSKNASNTSEKIKQLSAAAGNITQAIQQLVTVALIVAGAYAFSEGHVSTGAIIGTVMLASRAVSPLGQIAITLSRLRQAMLSLRMVNSIMAQPEDRPDTVGFVNRPIRSGAMAFRNVGFVYPGSENEVLTGLNFSVKPGERIGIIGRIGSGKTTMGRLIGRLFLPTSGELLLDGIDIRQYHPSEVRAAVGIVAQANDLFSGTIKENLLMACPEATDEQIVEAAKAAGVDDFVSRHPRGYDMNVGERGTNLSGGQRQTMAIARLLLTRPKIVFLDEPSGSMDLASERQLIKQLKVAFDRNTTLIVSTHRFSMLELADRLIVIEQGRIVADGPKDQVIQALQKTSA, from the coding sequence GTGAACCAGCAACCCAACATCCTCTCCCCGAAGGAGGCGTTCAAGGCCTGCTTCTCGGCCGTTGCCGGATATCTCGGCAGGCCGAGCGCGCAAACGGTGCTGTTCGCCGGCGTGCCGCTGTCGGACACGCGCATCGACATCGACGCCATCAGGCATATTGCCGAGCGCATCGGCCTTGAAATCACCGAATTCAGCCATCGCGAGTTTCTTCGGGGACGCATCGACCTCCCGGCAATCGTGTTTCGCGTCAGTCAATTGCCGGTTGCCCTGCTGGCCGAAACCGAGGACGGCGCATTCACCACCGCTCCCCAGGAAGACGGCCGCGTAACCATCACGAAATCCGAACTGGCCGCCAGCACCATCAGTGGCGGCGTTTCCTTCTCGATAACATATGCCAACGCCGCCGAAGGGATGAACGTCGGTTCGGCGCCGAAGATCGAGCGGCGGCATTGGCTGACGGGAACGATGGGCCCGTTCTGGCGCACCTATTCGAAGGTTATCCTGGCGGCGATCTTCATCAACATGCTGGCCATCGCCTCGCCGATCTTCACCATGAACGTCTATGACAGGATCTTGCCAAACAAGGCGATATCGACGCTGTGGGTGCTGTCGATCGGCATCGGCGCGGTCATCCTGTTCGACCTGCTCCTGAAAACCGCCAGAGCGTCCCTCATCGACTATGCCGGGCGCAAGGCGGATCTGCGCATTTCCTATTTGCTGTTCGAGAAAGTGCTGAACTCGTCGCTGTCGGCACGGCCAGGCTCGACGGGCGAATACGCAAATCGGGTGACGCAGTATGAGTTCGTGCGCGAATTCTTCACGTCGAACACCATCAGCGTGTTTATCGACACCGCCTTCGTGTTCGTCTTTCTCCTGGTCATCTATGCGATCGGCGGATGGCTGGTCATCATACCGGCGCTCGCCTTCGTGGCTTCCGTGGTCGTCGGGCTGATCACGCAGCGGCGCATCGGCAAGCGTGTCGCGGCCTCCATGAACGAGGCCTCGCAACGGCAGGCCCTGCTGGTCGAATCCATCTCAACGCTGGAAACGATCAAGTCGCTGCGCGCCGAGGCGTATCTGTTGCGAAAATGGGGAGAGCATTCCAAGAATGCGTCCAATACATCCGAGAAGATCAAGCAGCTTTCGGCGGCCGCCGGCAATATAACGCAGGCCATCCAGCAGCTGGTCACCGTCGCTCTGATCGTGGCCGGCGCTTATGCCTTCTCGGAAGGACACGTCTCCACCGGAGCTATCATCGGCACGGTCATGCTGGCCAGCCGGGCCGTGTCTCCACTCGGCCAGATCGCCATCACCTTGTCCAGGCTTCGCCAGGCCATGCTCTCGTTGCGCATGGTGAACTCGATCATGGCGCAGCCGGAGGATCGCCCGGATACGGTGGGTTTCGTCAACCGGCCCATTCGCAGCGGCGCCATGGCGTTCAGGAATGTCGGCTTTGTCTATCCGGGCTCCGAGAACGAGGTCCTGACCGGCCTGAATTTCTCGGTGAAACCAGGTGAGCGCATCGGCATCATCGGCCGAATAGGTTCGGGGAAGACAACGATGGGCCGGCTGATCGGCAGGCTGTTCCTGCCGACATCGGGCGAGTTGCTGCTGGACGGGATCGACATCCGCCAATACCACCCTTCGGAGGTTCGCGCCGCGGTCGGGATCGTCGCGCAGGCCAACGATCTGTTTTCGGGCACCATCAAGGAGAACCTCCTGATGGCATGTCCGGAGGCGACCGATGAGCAGATCGTCGAAGCGGCCAAGGCTGCCGGCGTCGACGATTTCGTCTCCCGCCACCCGCGTGGCTACGACATGAATGTCGGCGAGCGCGGCACCAATCTCTCGGGCGGCCAGAGGCAGACGATGGCGATTGCCCGCCTGTTGCTGACCAGACCGAAAATCGTCTTCCTGGACGAGCCTTCGGGTTCGATGGACCTGGCGTCCGAGCGGCAACTGATCAAGCAGCTCAAAGTGGCTTTCGACCGGAACACGACGCTGATCGTTTCGACGCACCGCTTCAGCATGCTCGAACTGGCCGACCGCCTTATCGTCATCGAGCAAGGCAGGATCGTTGCCGATGGACCAAAGGATCAAGTGATACAGGCGCTGCAGAAAACAAGCGCCTGA
- a CDS encoding HlyD family type I secretion periplasmic adaptor subunit, giving the protein MLAREDRPPLFASASLFIIGALFVSSVAWASFAEVDEIARGDGKVIPASKTQIIQASEPGVVQEIAVKIGQIVKKNDLIIRLDNTMNTSSLGEQQAKARALETRIARLKFEQTGNIDGPFPCPPEIQKVAPEICDNEQKLLVARRDNFQVKLSVLKSRLDQRLNELDEANANLDRLTKNLEVSDRETALVESMVKKGLMARTEQIRVEREQTELHGQLNLAGETIKKAKGAITEAQLQVNELGLQLQQEALSDLTQALADLSVVDETIRGATDKVARTDIRSPVDGIVNTLDINTVGAFVQPGAVVAGIVPTSETLLVEARVSPRDVAFIRPDQDALIKITAYDFSIFGGIEGKVSNITADSLVDQKTGEPYYQVRVATERSTLTRDGKTYSIIPGMICSVDIKTGRKTILTYLLKPINKAREEAMSER; this is encoded by the coding sequence ATGCTTGCAAGGGAAGACCGGCCGCCGCTTTTCGCGTCGGCGTCCTTGTTCATCATAGGGGCACTCTTTGTGTCTTCCGTCGCCTGGGCGTCCTTTGCCGAGGTCGACGAAATCGCGCGCGGCGACGGCAAGGTCATACCGGCTTCCAAGACCCAGATCATCCAGGCCAGCGAGCCGGGCGTCGTTCAGGAAATTGCCGTGAAGATCGGGCAGATCGTCAAGAAGAACGACCTCATCATCCGCCTCGACAACACCATGAACACGTCCAGCCTCGGCGAGCAGCAGGCCAAGGCACGGGCCCTCGAGACGCGCATTGCGCGGCTGAAATTCGAGCAGACCGGCAATATCGACGGTCCATTTCCCTGTCCGCCCGAAATCCAGAAGGTTGCGCCGGAAATCTGCGACAACGAGCAGAAGCTGCTCGTTGCGCGCCGTGACAACTTCCAGGTCAAGCTGTCGGTCCTCAAATCGCGTCTCGATCAGCGCCTGAACGAACTGGACGAAGCCAACGCCAATCTCGATCGCCTCACCAAAAACCTCGAAGTCAGCGACCGGGAAACGGCGCTGGTCGAATCCATGGTCAAGAAGGGGCTGATGGCCAGGACCGAGCAGATCCGCGTCGAGCGGGAGCAGACCGAACTGCATGGGCAGTTGAACCTCGCCGGCGAAACCATCAAGAAAGCCAAGGGGGCCATCACCGAAGCCCAGCTTCAAGTCAACGAGCTCGGCCTGCAGCTGCAACAGGAAGCGCTGAGCGACCTGACGCAGGCACTGGCCGATCTTTCGGTGGTCGATGAGACCATACGCGGCGCCACCGACAAGGTGGCGCGCACGGACATCCGTTCGCCTGTCGACGGTATCGTCAACACGCTCGACATCAACACGGTCGGCGCCTTCGTGCAGCCAGGCGCGGTCGTGGCCGGCATCGTGCCCACATCCGAGACGCTGCTGGTCGAAGCGCGGGTTTCACCGCGCGACGTCGCCTTCATCCGGCCGGACCAGGACGCGCTGATCAAGATAACCGCCTATGATTTCTCGATCTTCGGCGGCATCGAGGGCAAGGTCTCCAACATCACCGCCGACAGCCTGGTCGACCAGAAGACGGGCGAGCCCTACTACCAGGTACGCGTCGCAACCGAGAGGTCGACGCTGACACGGGACGGCAAGACCTATTCGATCATCCCCGGCATGATCTGTTCGGTCGACATCAAGACCGGACGCAAAACCATCCTCACCTATCTGTTGAAGCCGATCAACAAGGCACGGGAGGAGGCAATGAGTGAACGATAG
- a CDS encoding ribbon-helix-helix domain-containing protein yields the protein MNDSVTSPAADRERLLPPMATEDFGLEFRVVARGGTRRGIRLERAFWTTLKQMAESRKCTIGMLIDEIAESHAHTGNLTSAIRVACMRGLADENQTLRRLASIKTINAILVACPSPAFALSSSKRILTFNAPFQQLVRRQLPVAPSEDARHDLKLALDLNVADIFARLDANGETPVATGFVIGAGDRRYRGQLNAVRAPVLEPELLMAFVFGG from the coding sequence GTGAACGATAGCGTCACCTCTCCCGCCGCCGATCGCGAGCGGCTGCTGCCACCCATGGCGACAGAGGATTTCGGGCTGGAATTCCGGGTTGTGGCGCGTGGCGGCACGCGACGCGGCATTCGTCTGGAGCGGGCGTTCTGGACCACGCTGAAGCAGATGGCCGAAAGCCGCAAATGCACGATCGGCATGCTGATCGACGAGATCGCCGAAAGCCACGCCCACACAGGAAACCTGACATCGGCAATCCGGGTGGCCTGCATGCGCGGACTGGCCGACGAAAACCAGACCTTGCGAAGGCTTGCATCGATCAAGACGATCAATGCCATTCTGGTCGCCTGTCCGTCACCGGCCTTTGCGCTCTCGTCGTCGAAAAGGATCCTGACCTTCAACGCGCCGTTCCAACAGCTGGTCAGGCGGCAATTGCCGGTCGCCCCAAGCGAAGATGCGCGCCACGACCTGAAGCTTGCCCTGGATCTCAATGTCGCCGACATTTTCGCGCGGCTCGACGCCAATGGCGAAACGCCGGTCGCCACCGGTTTCGTCATCGGCGCCGGCGACCGCCGCTACCGGGGGCAGTTGAACGCGGTGCGGGCGCCGGTGCTCGAGCCGGAGCTGCTGATGGCATTCGTTTTCGGCGGCTGA
- a CDS encoding transglutaminase-like cysteine peptidase translates to MTKEKSALGATGLKALLLAIGIMGLPQPSSASTFPTGAERVDPLLAKVETPPALGGISLLRPRPWQPASAYRIGMVLDSYGPAAVDQETGSSMAQGNAGIDPVQTASIIPGVFGSVALSMHNFPVSARWAPVYKAIVDCSAGTACDGKNSIFTAIVNAAKDKRFVDKLSFINSSVNHAIAYRKDSVVYGKLDYWAKPSEILEHRAGDCEDFAILKMAALLRAGIPAQSMSLVVLQDRKRGFFHAVLSVSTGSGVFILDSLSNVVSRDSDLPDYVPLYSFSTDRAWIHGTRPGAAQVADIKGGLATVAPGEGLQP, encoded by the coding sequence ATGACAAAAGAAAAATCTGCCCTGGGGGCAACCGGGCTCAAAGCGCTGCTGCTGGCAATCGGCATTATGGGCCTGCCGCAGCCATCGTCCGCGAGCACTTTCCCAACGGGCGCCGAGCGTGTCGATCCGCTGCTGGCGAAGGTCGAAACGCCTCCTGCCCTCGGTGGCATTTCGCTGTTGCGGCCGCGGCCCTGGCAGCCGGCCTCGGCCTACAGGATCGGCATGGTTCTCGACAGCTACGGTCCTGCTGCCGTCGATCAGGAAACCGGCTCTTCGATGGCGCAAGGCAATGCCGGGATCGATCCCGTCCAGACGGCGTCGATTATCCCCGGCGTGTTCGGATCGGTCGCGCTGTCCATGCACAATTTTCCGGTTTCCGCGCGTTGGGCGCCGGTTTACAAGGCGATCGTCGACTGTTCCGCGGGCACTGCGTGCGACGGCAAGAACAGCATCTTCACCGCGATCGTCAATGCCGCCAAGGACAAGCGGTTTGTCGACAAGCTGTCCTTCATCAACTCAAGTGTAAATCACGCGATCGCCTACAGGAAGGACAGCGTGGTTTACGGCAAGCTCGACTACTGGGCCAAGCCTTCCGAAATTCTCGAGCATCGGGCGGGCGACTGCGAGGATTTCGCCATTCTCAAGATGGCGGCGCTGCTGCGTGCCGGCATTCCGGCGCAGAGCATGTCGCTCGTCGTCCTGCAGGACCGCAAGCGCGGTTTCTTTCATGCCGTGTTGTCCGTCAGCACCGGCAGCGGTGTCTTCATTCTGGACAGCCTGAGCAACGTCGTCTCGCGCGACAGCGATCTTCCCGACTACGTGCCATTGTATTCGTTCAGCACCGACCGCGCGTGGATCCACGGCACCAGACCCGGTGCGGCCCAGGTCGCCGATATCAAGGGCGGACTTGCGACGGTCGCGCCCGGCGAGGGCCTGCAGCCATAG